TCCTGGTCCAAAGTACTGGGTGTGTATGGCACCCCCTCGGTAGAAGCCAATGACGAATGTATTGCCTGTGGTATCTGCCAGATGGTATGCCCCGACACAGCGATCCGTGTGGATAAGAAAAAAGCGCAGGCTTAAGGGTCTGGCATAAAAAAGAAGCATTCCCGTTTTAGGGAATGCTTCTTTTTTGCCATTCTTTTAGGGTCACACCGTCGGCTGATGGCTGAAGGCCCGACCCGCTAGCCTTTCCCTTTAGCTCTCACCACCGCCGCGATCAACAGTACCAACGGTATGCCGTATTCAAAGGGTATAGCATATACAGTCCAAATTCTCTTGGCAAACTCTGCTTCTTCTATGGTATTGGAGTAGGCAATGATAGAATAAACCATAATTAAGGCGCCGGCTGGGAAAATCAAGGGTTTATAGTCGGACAATCTAGCCCAGTGGGAGGCGCTCAGCACAAAGGCATAATAACAGATGAGAAACTTGCAGACAGAAAAAATAAACCAACTTAAAGCCAATAAAGGTACAATCAGGTTACTTCCTGAAGCATTGGTAACAGAGATTAAAACAGCGTCAGCAGTTCTGGCTACCATATCGGCACCCAGGACAATTACAGGCGTTGCCAGGGCAAAAACACCAGCCAGTGCTGTAGTTAAAAGACCCGTTGAAAGATAAAGATTTAGGTTCTTAATATCTTTAATATGAAAAATGACCATACCAAACAAAACAATTTCCCCCATTGGAAAAGTCGCTTGGTTAAGGCTGGCGTGAATTACCGGAGCCCAGCCATGGCTCAATACAGGCAATAAGTTATCCAGTTTTGCCGTTTTGGTGGAGAAGGTAATTATTATAAGGTAAAATGGTATATTTAAAAGCATTAGAATACTAAAGGCCCGGGTTATAGTTTCAATACCAAGCCTCAGGGCAAAGGTCCCAAGAGTGACTATAAATAGATGCGTAACCCACAAAGGGGTTTCAAATAGGACTGCTACATGAATATAACTGCCGATATTACGTAAAACCAAGGAGCTTAAGTGGAAGGCAAACCAAATCGTTAAAAGTCCCAATAGTTTACCAGGTATTCCCAGGATAGAAGAACTGTATTGTACCAGAGATTGCCCCGGGAATCTT
This genomic interval from Desulforamulus reducens MI-1 contains the following:
- a CDS encoding GerAB/ArcD/ProY family transporter, encoding MQNQYISPKQCFLLLVGFTIGTATILVPTSAAALAHQDSWMTPPLAAIPGLGLVAMLVALNRRFPGQSLVQYSSSILGIPGKLLGLLTIWFAFHLSSLVLRNIGSYIHVAVLFETPLWVTHLFIVTLGTFALRLGIETITRAFSILMLLNIPFYLIIITFSTKTAKLDNLLPVLSHGWAPVIHASLNQATFPMGEIVLFGMVIFHIKDIKNLNLYLSTGLLTTALAGVFALATPVIVLGADMVARTADAVLISVTNASGSNLIVPLLALSWFIFSVCKFLICYYAFVLSASHWARLSDYKPLIFPAGALIMVYSIIAYSNTIEEAEFAKRIWTVYAIPFEYGIPLVLLIAAVVRAKGKG
- a CDS encoding 4Fe-4S dicluster domain-containing protein, with the protein product MEFKGRTLELTKADWTLFPGLCKGCGLCIQKCPKKCISWSKVLGVYGTPSVEANDECIACGICQMVCPDTAIRVDKKKAQA